Proteins co-encoded in one Medicago truncatula cultivar Jemalong A17 chromosome 8, MtrunA17r5.0-ANR, whole genome shotgun sequence genomic window:
- the LOC120577503 gene encoding uncharacterized protein, with product MDRSFDSLSEIVPDRDGWRIKVRILRLWEVPTLLRPDQTNSLEMVLIDDKGAKIHASVRKQLLYVFQPKLSEGKVYKMSFFSVAPSVGSYRTTLHPYKLVFQMKTKVQVSESVLIPTYGVSLSKIADVCGHDVEYDYLVCGNTMFCIVH from the exons ATGGATAGGTCGTTTGATTCACTGTCTGAGATTGTTCCCGATAGAGATGGTTGGAGGATTAAGGTTCGCATTCTTAGACTTTGGGAGGTTCCAACTCTTTTGAGACCAGATCAGACCAACTCCCTGGAAATGGTTCTTATTGATGATAAG GGTGCCAAGATCCATGCCAGTGTTAGGAAGCAATTGTTGTATGTTTTTCAGCCCAAGTTAAGCGAAGGAAAGGTTTACAAAATGTCCTTTTTCTCGGTGGCTCCCAGCGTTGGCTCATATCGTACCACTCTTCATCCGTATAAGTTGGTTTTCCAGATGAAAACCAAGGTTCAAGTATCAGAGAGTGTGCTCATTCCTACCTATGGAGTTTCACTCAGCAAGATTGCTGATGTCTGTGGCCATGATGTGGAATATGATTACTTAGTTTGTGGGAATACTATGTTTTGCATCGTCCATTAG